Below is a genomic region from Estrella lausannensis.
ATCTTCTTTTCCAGCACGGCTCCAAAGGCGATCACGTGGGATTTGGTGGCGGTGAAGCCGTTCGTCGACAGGGCAGTATGGCCGATGACGGCGTTGCCCTCCCTGATCTTGGCCTCCATTTTCTCTTCGAGCGCTTTAAGTTGTTTGATTCGAGGTTTATCTTCCGGTCGGTTGCCAGCTTCCAGGGCTTTTCTTTCATCCACGACGGTGTTGTAGACATGGGTCATCGCCGTCAGGTTCTGTTCCAAATTGGCAAAGATCTTCTCCTGGGAAGAGTCGAATCCTTTCTTCAACTCCAGTGAGTATTTTCCGATCTCTTCACGGAGAGCTTTAATTTCTTCGGGCGAGGCGTTACCGTCGGCGACTAGCTTGTCCAACTTTTCTGAAGCGACTGTGTATTTTGTGAGAAGCAGCGAGAGTTTCGCTTTATCTTCTCCTTCAAGTTCCGTGGCATGGGTGAGAGCTGAGTTGTAGGCTGTGTAGAATTCTTTCTCGAATGCCTTAACAGCTTTGGCATCTCCGCCCTGGTTGACACTCTCGTGCGGCGTCGTCGCTGTCAGCTCGCTGACAACACCTGTGCTCGTCTTGCTCCCGACTGAAAGGGGAAGAATGGACGAAAAGACATTCGAGACTTTTCCCAAGTTCGCCAGCTTTTTGTCGATTTGCATGAGTTTCTCTGGATTGCCTGCAGCCTCGGCTCTTTCCTGCTTCAGCTTATCGATAACGTTGTGTTTGACAGATTTGCCGTCCTCACCGCGCCATTTACCGATCACTTGGTTGTCGTTCATCTTGATTTTTTCAAGGCCGTTGTCACCAAGGCCGAGCTCTGTCGCCAGAGTGAGCATTTTCCCAACCTTGCCTTCCATGTCTTTTTGAGCTGTCTCAGGCGAGACCTCTCTACCCTTGGGGTAATTCAAGGTGACAGTGAACTTTTTGTCTCCTACCGCAAAGTCCTGGGAGAAGCTTTTACCGCCATCTTTAGCAATTCCTTGCTGCATCTCTGACGCGGTTTGAAAGGCGGGCGTCATGGCAGAGCGATCAACAGAGAAGCTCATTTTGTTAACTCCTTTTAAAAACCCTTCATTTATTATTATACCAAAAGATATTTTTAATTCATGTTAAGAGTTTTGTTTTTAAGATAGTGTTAAGATGGTTTTGGGGATTTTTTGTTGAAGCTTATCTTCGGATTACAGATAGTAAATCTTTAGAATGCCGAAGGTTCACTATTGTGAGGATGTACGATGAAGCAGATGGAAAAGGGTCAAGATAAGATACAGAAAATTTGTGATGTCCTGCGCAAAGAGACGCTTGAGCCAGCGCACAGAGAAGCGGAGCGCCTTGTGGAGGAGGCCAAAGAGAGGGCAAAGAAAGTGATCGGCGAGGCTGAAGAGGAAGCGGCGTTGATGATCAAAAAGGCCAAAGAGGAGATAGCACGCGAGAAAAACGTTTTCCAGGCATCGCTTGGCCAAGCAGCCAAGCAAACGATGGAAACCCTGCGTCAGCAGATTGAGACAGAGCTGTTTAATCCCGAAATCGAGCAGGCAATCCACGAGCAGATGGCAAAGCCGGAAATTATTGCCAACCTCATTAAGGCCGTGGTTCATGCCATCGAGAAAGAGGGTCTGGGAGCTAATTTAGAGGCTGTTATTCCTAAAGCTGTTCCACCCAAGCAAGTGGCGGCTCTTTTAGGAGAGGAAGTGCTCAAGAAAGTGAAAGGGCATGAGTTGACCATTGGCGGCTTTGCCGGTGGAGCCAAGATCAAAATGGGGCAGAAAAATATGATGATCGACATCAGTGATTCGGCGCTGAAGGAACTTATCTCCTCCTTTGTGCGTAAAGATTTTAGGGATCTGCTGTTTCAG
It encodes:
- a CDS encoding V-type ATP synthase subunit E, with product MKQMEKGQDKIQKICDVLRKETLEPAHREAERLVEEAKERAKKVIGEAEEEAALMIKKAKEEIAREKNVFQASLGQAAKQTMETLRQQIETELFNPEIEQAIHEQMAKPEIIANLIKAVVHAIEKEGLGANLEAVIPKAVPPKQVAALLGEEVLKKVKGHELTIGGFAGGAKIKMGQKNMMIDISDSALKELISSFVRKDFRDLLFQGKAR